The DNA window CTCTACCCACACCCCCAAACTTTCTATCTATTTAAttaccaaaacataataattaaataaattacacaaaaatccaaaataaatcatttaaaataatttagcAAATAATGGAGTGTTACACCATATTATGAGGAATTGTTAATTGCCACATATATGTTACATTTATCCAAATAAGGTGTTTGGAAGGATTTTTCTCAAAAGGGaaaaaaaagaattttgataGTGTTTGAGAAATACATAAGGTGTATTAAAAGATGTCCTAATTTTTTCTAGTTTAGAAAAGTGAACTATATGGGCCAAAGACGGTCCAAAAGAGGTCCATTACGAATAGCCCAAAAAACGTAGGTGGTGTAACAATCCCTTCCCGCGAGAACAGTGAGAGAGAACCCAAACCGATCGAAAATGTTCCTCCGTGCAGTGGCGCGGCCGTTAATGgcgaagataaagcaaacaacaGGGATCGTAGGGTTAGACGTTGTTCCAAACGCGAGGGAGGTGTTAATAGGACTCTACAGTAAGACACTGAACGAGATCCAGAAGGTCCCAGAAGACGAAGGGTATCGGAAAGCTGTTGAAAGCTTTACCAATCACAGGCTTAGGGTTTGTCAAGAGGAAGAAGATTGGGAGAAGATTGAGAGTCGGCTTGGGTGTGGACAGGTTGAGGAACTCATTGAAGAGGCTCAGGATGAACTCAAACTCATTGGATATATGATTGgtatatttttctctctttttgcattgtagatttttttttttttcaatcaattGTTGCATTGATGTATGTTGTTCATTCCTGTGGTGTGTGATGGATTTGTGGGTATTTTGTTTGGTATTTGTGTGCAGTTTTGTTTCGGAAAGGTTTTTGCCATTTCGGCCGATACAGATGTCGCGACATTGATGGTGGTCGGGATCACAGTCGCTCTGGTGTGAATTAatcacaatttgttctttaacatAAAAAACGGTGTTAACTGTATCAGCATTTACCAATACCGTTTTGTTGCGGTCGCAGACAGTGTTTTAAAACCTTGCATGCTATTACATTAGTaagttcattttttcaaattattacttgtgttagctTGACCTTTTGGATGTTGTGTTGAATGAATGTGATTGCGTGAGTGCATAGAATTTAGAATGTACATGCTCATTCTTGCTATGACACTCTAGCTAGTGTAGTGAAATTTGAATAAATAGCTACTTTTGCGATTCGCAACTAACAATAGTGATTAAAAATCCCAATTAATCACCAACTTCGAAGAGATTATCGTTTACGTCAAGTCATATACTCTTTGTTTCTTCTCTGTTCTTTCCGTTCACCTCTGTTTTGAGCCTCTCTCTTATCTATCTGTTTTTTGAGTATCACTATACATGTTCATACTTTATACGCACAAACAACTCTCGGAGTCTTTGTTCCACGAGCCTCTCTGCTCTTCTATGGTTTTGCAAATCTCCCTATTTCTATGTCATTATCAGAGCCTTCCTTcaatctcttaattttttttccactTGTTCTTGGTTCTCATTTTTCTCTGTTTTTTTTATGGACCTTATGTTATGGTGACTTATGAGGTTTGTCTTATGGTTCTATTCTCATTTGTAATGTAAAATACAGGTTTTTTCTTAGGTTGATTTTGATAGACTTCAATTTTTAAAGATGTAGACAAATTTTTTTTGTTGTCAAAGGCCCAAAAACAAAAACATTGAACAATTACTATCTCAATGTCATAGGAGCAAGTGAAATTTATGAGTTACACTTTTGTGTGATTCCCTTCTTAATTTATGAGACTTGGGTATAGAGTGTATTGTTTGTTTGGCTACATGTAGTTTAAGATTTTCAAGTCCAATGCTGGCCTTTTTTATTCTATGAATTTGATAGTTATTGGTTTCACACTTTCACATTATTACAGACACATTTTACTCTTGAAGCCAGTTTTTGTTATACCTTTATAATCATTTGCATCTAGAGTTCTTTTACTGCTTAACTGCTAATCTATATAGTTTTTACATCCAAATCTTCattatataataatcactaaATTACATAACAAAAATAAAGTTGAAACTTTTATTTCCAACTATTATGGTTGAAAGTTTATGCATAAACTGTTTACGAAAAATTGAGTCATTTTGACATTATATATTGAATTGCAGAATGGGATCCTTGGGGTATCCCAGATGATCACGAAATTGAGATGGTTGAAAATGATGCACCAATTCCGAAGCACGTTCCTCAACACCGGCCTCCTCCTCTCCCTAAGGAGTTTCAAGAAACATTAGAGGCACTTATGTCTCAACCAGGGAAGACAGAAAAGCTAGAAGAACTTGTGTCAAAATCAATAAAAGATAATGCTGCTGCAAACTCTAGTGAAGAATCCTCAAAGCCATGAACTTCAGCTACACTATAACTTTGAAATCTCCATGTGAATGTGCTTTTCCTTTTAAAGCAAGATTTAGAGTGCACCTTTTATTGCATTAAACTAAATTGTTTGTATTAAGTAGTTTCAAAAACAGTCTTTCAGGGGCAAATCCTGTGCTCTAAAACAACTTGGACAGTTTGAAATAACAAGAAATAACATAGTACTCTGTATGTATGCATGAAATGACTTTTGTGTTTTGgtcaaattaaaataatgttgTCCTCATTGTTCATaatcattaaatttaaaattgttttgcTAGTGCACATTTTATTGTAAAatcatttataatttaattataattaatattttttataagtcATTTTGCTAAAAATCAATGCAAgactatttaatatattttttatataggaTAGTATCAATAACAACTAGTGTTATTGTTATaaccgtgcgttcgcacgggtacccgttctGACACGcttattttgtttaatattgtatttttttatccTTCATAATTCATAATCATTTTACTAAATAAAAAAGGATTTAAGAAAGTCCACGTGTTTTAGAGAGAGATCCAAACTCTCTCTtgaaatttatcgtgtccacgTGTATTCATTTTAGGATTTGTGATGTTGTctcttttccattttttttcttaCCCACATTTGGTTGTGGTTTCTTCTCTTTCGGTGAGAGCTTGTTATCTCTTATAGGATTCATATCTGTTCGTTTTTCTTCAGTGTGTTGTTTGTTTTTCTTAGTTTCGGTATTGGAGATGTAGAAGTGGAAGGCGCTTCCATTGTCAAAGGAATAGGAGGAAGCAGTCACGACGCAAGTGGATGAGAGCTATGGGGAGAAGACTTTTCGAAGAACGTTGGCGGAGATGTTAACTCACACTATCACTTGTTTTTCTTTGCCCATTGCTCTTCCCAAAGAGATTGAAACTACTTCAAGGAATTTTATATGGAGTGGTGCCATCAATATAAAGAAGTTATTCTCAATTTCTTGGAAAAACATGTGCAAATCTATTCATTATGGGGGACTGGGCTTAAGATATCTCACTAAGCTTAATGAAGCACCCAAGTTAAAGTTAGATTGGGACTTGACTTCTAGCACTGAGCAGTTGGCTATTATCCTTAGAGAAAGAGTTCTCAAGAATTATGGCacaatcaattatcacatcttcTCCACCATTTGATCCTCAATTAAAAGTATCATGTTTACTATCAACAATCATTTTGTTTGGTCTCTGGGAAATGGTTCTTCCATTTTATTCTGGCAGGATAATTTGTGTGGCACCTCTCTCATTCTTAAGACTAGTCAGGAAAGACTATTGAATCTTGGCATCCCTCTTTATTCAAAGGTTACAGAATTCATATCTGATGGCATTTGTTTTTTTCCTGACAATTGAACCTCTATCTTTCCATTTTTCCAGAGAAGAATACAATAGGAAATGCTTGTCAACTCTTATCATGAGGATATCATCATATGGCCTCACTCACATTCGGGTGCTATTTCCCTAAAGCAAGCATATCAATTTGTTTCTCCTTTTATTCCTTCATATTGGGCCAAAATAATCTGGTGCAATGACATACCCCTGCTAAATCCTTGTTGATTTGGAAACTCGTGATGGACAAACTTCTTACAAATGATAAGCTACTCCATAGAGGCTACCACATCACTTCCAGATGTAAGTTGTGCAGGAAGCATCAATAAACTACCCGACACCTTTTCTTTGACTGTGGCTTCTCTAAAAAAAATTGGCTTGGGTTCTACAAGTCCATCAACACCTCTAGTCCCCTAGTAACCCTAGTTGATTGGTGAAATTTTTGTTACTTTAACATATCAAAGAAATGCTCTTTGATCCTTAATGTGGTTGTTACCTACATCCTTCACAATTTGTGGGAAGCCATGAACTTTGAAAGATTCACAAATAAAGTTCCAATTTTTCATCACACTATTAACAAAATCAAAGGTTAACTCCTCTTAGTTAGAAATAACTCCATAACCAATTCCTCCCTTTCTTTAGATGATTTCAAAATCATCAAAGCTTTTGGCATTATGGTTAATCCTCATAGTGCCCCTCAAATTAAGGAAGTGATTTGGAGCCCGACTCCTCCTGGTTGGTTAAAGTGCAATTGTGACACCTACAACACCCTATCTTCTCCAttgataattaaataaaaatcagaaTATTTAAAATTCTAAATCAATGTCAAATAGGATGCTAcatcatcaacatcatacaatttgctcaaacatttaaacaaaagatacataacacatttgTTCGAATTAACCGACTTCGCAATCATCATAGTGATCAACTTCACTTTATTAATGCAACGAAAATAAATCAACATGTAACAGTTATCGTCTTCAAAAACTTAAAATACCAACATAACAACGAATAAAAGAGAGTTTATAATACTCTCAAAATCTTTCCAAAAACAAATCATAACAAATAACAAAACAATCGTTCATCctcggtgttacgtatcagagcaagacccgaaTCAATCTACGCTATACTAGGCGCCACTCCATACCTCAAGAAACTCTAATCCTTATCACCTACGTGTTACCCacgtagaggtaacattcaaacagaaggggtgagttatcataacaatataaatgAATATATGATAACGAGCAGATAAAGTATGACATACATAATTATAATATTCATACTTCAAGCATCAACATCAATACACATCACAACTTCAATAATTAAACCTTACAATCATACATTTACATCTCATTTTATCGACAACCTCACGAAAAATGCAATGATACCGACATCTTtgactacatgcatgtggtaccatatcaCATCGCTTTTGTCATAAAAGGCCACATCACCTTTGCCATGAAATGCCACATCCTTGTTTCCATAAAAGTTCACATcactatgaaatgcatgcaacAATATCATTTGACAAAAACTCATGCAATAAAACAACACACATCAACGGAATATGCCCACAACGGCCACGTCTTACACATCGCTTATTCACATCGCAACATCATCACAGTGAAAACCCCGTCCATTCAAGTGCCATCATATTAATCATACCTCATCACATACTTCTAATATACACATCATCATAACAACATCAATTCATCATAGTACACAAGTCAAGTAACGACATAACACGGTCAATTCAAATTCATAATAAAAGCATACTTATTGTTAGTTCATCACAGGGAATCATTATCTCATCACAATAACATcatatcatcacaataacattATATCATCACAATAATGTCATATCATCACAATAAAATcatatcatcacaataacattATATCATCACAATAATGTCATATCATCACAATAAAATCATATCATCACAAGAAAATACACATAAAGTTATATCATGACATAGTTAGGTCAATTCATAGCAAAGAGCATACTAACTATGTTAATACTACATCGTCTCCTCACTGAATCCCAATACAATTACTAGGAGaccacatcctatgaatcattatATTCCaccatggtatagttcattgtgttagctttctaacgcttcgaacgacgcatcAATCGGACTTACAATTCAAAAGTTATGATAAAATGAATTCACAGTACAAAAACCCGCGAGCTGTTACGGGCACCCGTAATGGGCATTACGGCCCGTAATGCTAAAAATCCATAATTTCATTTTTTGCACGTTTCTGGTACAAAAGTTTAGGGGGCGATTACGGGCACCCGTAATGGGCATTACGACCGTAATGGAGCCTAGAAAAACAAACCCCAAAATATATCATATCATATGGTACTTGAATCAAGGGAAATAAACACATTATACTACATGTTTAACCATTCCATAACATCAATTCATCACAATATCATCAATTTCAAGGATTCAACACAATCGTTatcaacattcacaacatctcatACACATCAAAAACTCAATTTCACCTAACCATGAACATAAAATTAGGAATTCTATCTCTACCATAATCCATCATCATATAATCCCTTATAaggttagaaccccacccttaccttagcgtTCTTGCAAAAACCTCAAACTTGGCAACCAAAGTTCTTCCTCTCCTAGGTCCAAGcctcctcttctctcttctctctgaTTTCACGATCAATTCCACAGTTGAGATTCTCTCTCCCTTGTTTTCCCAATATTAACCCTTAGACCCCTAATATGATAACCCCAATTTATCCATCCttatttttattaatgatttaattaCTAAATCCATTATTATTACTATCtaatacattaaaataaaataattataattataataaaatactaataatattaaccttatattatttaaataaacaattaCTAACTACTATTGCTAATTAGTTACTCATAACCCGTCCACCTCTACATTATTGTTCATGCACCTCCCACACCTTAATTTCTATATTTCTAAGGCAACTACCTCATTCTAAGGACCTCACTACACGTCAAAACATCCATCATCGCATATAAATGCAAGACATCACATAAACGAATGATgagaaataatttaaataaaatcgggGCGTTACAACAGCGGTTACAACCGAGACCTCCTGCTTCCTGGCTACGGCAGTATTTTTGCAATAAGATTGGCAATTCCCTCCTCGTGTTCGCAAATCAAGTCTTGTGGTCCTCTTCCCTCATTGCTGAGTTTTTTCCTGTCATCAGGGAAATTAAAATTGTAAATGATAAAGCTTCAACCAAGATTAGGATCAAAACAGATTCGTTAAATGTGGTTTAAGCTTTTTATACGAATTCTTTGGTACCTTGGCAAATTAAACATCAGTTATTTAAAAGTATTTCTTATTTTGCACATTTTCACCTTTTTATATCTCACATTTATTGAGAAGGGAACTCACGTGCAGATCATATGGCCAACTTGGATCTCACTTGTAATTCCTTAATCATTTTTGAATCTATTCTTATGGGCATTAGGAAAGGTTTTGTAAAAAatagtctctctctctctctctctctctctctctctctctctctctctctctctctctctctctctctctctctctctctctctctctctctctctctctctcattttcaTTGTGTTCCTTTTGATGGGCCATTTTTGGGCTCCCATCTCCTTGTAAAACTTCTTTTTGTTTAA is part of the Vicia villosa cultivar HV-30 ecotype Madison, WI linkage group LG2, Vvil1.0, whole genome shotgun sequence genome and encodes:
- the LOC131648384 gene encoding probable NADH dehydrogenase [ubiquinone] 1 alpha subcomplex subunit 5, mitochondrial, with protein sequence MFLRAVARPLMAKIKQTTGIVGLDVVPNAREVLIGLYSKTLNEIQKVPEDEGYRKAVESFTNHRLRVCQEEEDWEKIESRLGCGQVEELIEEAQDELKLIGYMIEWDPWGIPDDHEIEMVENDAPIPKHVPQHRPPPLPKEFQETLEALMSQPGKTEKLEELVSKSIKDNAAANSSEESSKP